GCAGGTGAGCGATGCGGTGGGTGACGACGCGGGTCTTGCCGCTGCCGGGGCCGGCGAGGACGAGCATCGGCCCTTCGACGTGGCGGACGGCTTCGCATTGGGCGGGATTGAGGTTGGCGAACAGCGGGTCCACGGGCGATCCTTCGAGGCGGCTTTCGATTGCAGTAGCTAGCAATAGGTATGGTACGCCTGTCCAGTTCGGTGCGCCAATGCTCGCGGTACTGTCGCGGGCTGAATGCGGGGAGGTTTAACCACGAAACACACGAAACAGACGAAAAGAAGGAGGGAGATTTGCTGTTCGAATAGCTCGAAGAATGGGAAGCGGATTTACGCGAATGAGCGCGGAGTTTCGCGGATTGTTGCAGGCTGGAATCTCATTGATTGAGAGCCGGTGCTGTCGTCACGGGCGCGCTCGAACGCGGGTTCCTTCTTCTCTCTTCTTCTTTCGTTCCTTTCGTGTGTTTCGTGGTTAATCTCTTCGCCCCCTCGCGCGAGTTGGCCTGCTAGCATCGTCGCGACGCCGGTGAGGCAAGTTTGAAAAAATGATGCGGTTTGGGAGAGATTTACGCGCGCAAGACGAGAGTCGTTTGATATATTGCCACGCAAGTCAGGGCTGTCGCATCGGAGGCGACTTCGCGATCCCGGTGCAGGATGACGGCCGCCGCTATCGTGCCGGCGCATGGGGCACTGGGTTTCTTACGTTAGGGGAGGGATTCCCGCATGTCGCGCATACCGCTCAATCAAGTCGAACTAGCCAACCAAGGTCTCAAGGATCGGTTGGAGATGAGCACGGCCGAAATCGGCCTCGCAGTTCGCACCACCAACTGCCTCGAAGAGCGGGGCATCTTCACGGTGAACGATTTGCTGCATTGCACTCGCGATGACTTGCTCAGCATTTCGAACTTCGGCGAGAAGACGTTGGAAGAGGTTTACAAGTCGCTGGAGAAGATCGGCTTCTGCCGTCCGGTTCGCCCGGGTCGGCCTCGCTAGTTGCTGATCGCTGGTCATTGACCGCAGCGTTGGTTCTTTGAATGCGGGGAGGTTGGCCACGAAACACACGAAAAGACACGAAACAAAGAATTGAGTTAGTGGGGGAGAACGTTCTTTAGCTTCTCTCTGTTCCCAGTTTTTTCTTTCGTGTCATTTCGTGTGTTTCGTGGTTAAAAATCTCCCCGCATTTTTTAATGGCTCAAAGGCAACCGCCAAGGACTCCAAGGACAGGGAATGCAGGTAGTAGTCGCAGCGCCGCTATCAACGCAGCAGTGCGTTTGGTAGAGGGTTTCGAATTGATTGGCGTTTATCTGCGTTCATCGGCGGTTCCATTTCTTTTCCCGATTCCCCTCCGCGAATCGAACACGCCGGGCGTGTGGTTCGTACGGGGCGGTGTGCGCGGGCGGCTGATTTGAGTGCTGTCTGAGTGCAACGCGCCCAGGGGGGCCGCGTTGCGTTTTGGCAACATCGCCGCCAATTGGGTCCCTTTTCGGGCCTCTTCTCGCCAGGATGGCGTCGCGGCGCAGCGGGGCAAGCTACGCTTTCACCAATGAGCGGCCGATCGGCTGCCGGCATGCGGGTTGCTCTGTTTGCGGGGGCGTTCACGAGAATTCAATGAATTCGCGATGGCGCCGCTGGCAGATGGAGATGAATTTCGCGGTTGGCGTCGAGCGCCGTGCAAGCTTTTCCCAGAGCGCAGATTCTCCCCAGAATGTATTGACGACCAAATGGCGCGGCGGGAACGAATAATCGTTGCCAACGGGCCGGTCGGCAGAGTAAAGATGAAGGTTGGGGGATCAACTCTCCTCGTACACTTTTGCGAGAAGGCAGAAATCATGACTCGTTTGTCTTTAGCCATGTGGAGCCTCGCCGCGACGCTCGTCGTCGGGGCGACTGCCGTGGAACCAGTGCGAGCTCAGTGCTCGACGTGCGGAACGCAAACCGTGTTTTCGCCCGTGATCGCGCAGCCACAGCAGGTCGTGGCGTTTTCTCCCGTCGTTTCGACGCCTGTGATGTCGACCCCGGTCGTCGTCGCTCAGCCGGCGCGGACTGGTTGGTATCCAGGCCGGATGCTCGACAACATGCGGATGAACCACTGGGCGCGGCACTCGGGCTGGGGAACCACGGCCGTTCCGGTTGGAGTTCCGACGGTGCAGACCGTTAACTTCGCGCCGACGCCTGTCGTCCAAACCGTGGGCTTCGCTCCAACGGCGACCGTGCAGACGGTGAACTTTGCCCCATCCGCATCGTTTGTCACGCCGTTCGCGCCGATGCAGCGGACGGTCGTCGGTTTCGCGCCGATGGCGACGACGGTGTTTAGCCCTGCGGTAATCGAACCGGTAATGACCGCGAGCCCTTGCTCGTCGTGTGCGGCCGCGGCGCCGTGCTCGGCGTGTGCCGGCGGGACGACGGTGGTGGAACAGGCGGCGTACACGTCGCCGGTGACGACGGTTGTTCCCGAGAGCGGCTGCTCGTCGTGTGCGGCGGCAACGACTAGTGTTCCTGCGGTCCAATATGTGACGCCGGGTTCCGTGCCGACGCCTGCTGGTCCGCCGCCGTCGGCGATCAGCGCTGGTCCAGAGACGCCGCAGCCGTCGTTGGCTCCGAATGAAGGGGCTCCTGCTGCTGGATCGCAAAACTATGGCGCCCAGTATCCTGGCACGAAGGTTGACGGAACCACCAACGGCACGCCCGCTGCGACGCCGGAAGCGAAGACGGAGGCTGAGAAGAGCGTGATCGAACCGAAGCCGATGGGCGACGCGGACCCTGCCGGCGATAGTGCGACGTTCCAAGCCCCGCCATTGCTGGGCCCGCAGAACAACCCGACCGCCAATCGGCCGACCGTCGACATCCACGACGCGGTCTACCGCCAACCGGCCCGTAAGGCGAACGTCAACACGACGACCGTCGCCAAGCCGGCGACCCCCGTGAGCACCGGCTCGGCTCCGCAAACGGACGCCTACGGTTGGTATCCGGTGGCTGAGTAATCGACGGTGAGAACCGTCACTTGATCGACCCGGACGCCCCCCTGGTAATTGCTCGGGGGGCGTTTTTATGCGCCGCAATGATGGGAACCGGCGGCGAGTGCTTCGTATCAGGTGTCGCTTGCTAGCTCTGCGTCGGTTACGATACGACGATGCGCATCCACGGCGGGCGTCATCCGTCGACAACTCATTAAATTTGGAAAGGACCTTCCGATGGCAAACAAAGACCAGTCGAACAAGAAGGCGAAGACCAATCAGCCGAAGCTGACGACCAAGCAAAAGAAAGAAAAGAAGGCGGCGAAGGCTGCCAAGGGCGATCGCAGCTAGCGACGCCTAGCGTCCGCTCAGTTCGCAGAACTTGCAGGGGCCGTCGCCAGCGCGACGGCCCTTGTCGTTGATGCGTGATTGCTCGCTTCGGTTGCGCTAGGTCGCGATGGCGGCGTTGTCGTTTGCGGCCGGCGGTTCGAAAACTTCGCCGCGGGCAGTCGCGGCGGCGGCCTTCATCAGTTGCAAGGCTTCGCATTCGCCGATCTGACGGGAGACCATCGAGGCGACTTCATCGAGTTCGCGAGCGACTTCTTCGCCTACTCGTTCGCCCTGGGCTACCGAGTCGGCGATCAGTACGCCATTCGCAATGTAGCGGGCGTCTTGTTCCTTGCGGCAGGTGTGCCATTGGTCGCCGCTTAGTAGGACTTGCCATCCGACGGTGGCGACGTTGCGAATCGTGACGGCAGGTTCACTCGGCATGAAAACTCCGGAGGGGCAGCTTAATAGGTAGCCTCATCGTGACGTTGTGACGCGGGAATAGCAAGCGAGGCTGGTTGGCCGCTCGGTCTTGCTCTGCGCGAATCAGAGTGCTCATGCCGGCAGGCAAGCGCCCCTGGCCCCGGGCTGCCGACCTCTTCTAAACTGGTAGCATGACGAACCAAGAAATTGCCGCCGTGTTTGAGCAGATCGCCGATCTGCTGGAGTACCAGAGCGCCAACCCGTTTCGCGTACGGGCCTACCGCAACGGGGCGAAGAAGATCAGCGAGCTGGCGGAGCCGCTGGCCGCGATCGTGGCCGATTCTGGGCGGTCGCTGACCGACCTCGACGGCATCGGCAAAGATCTGGCGGAGAAGATCGAAACGCTGCTCGCGACCGGCACGCTGCCGCTGCTGGAGGAACTGCAGGAAGCCATTCCGGCCGGCGTGCTGACGCTGGCGCGCATCCCCGGCGTCGGGCCGAAGAAGGCGGCGGCACTGCACAAGGAGCTGGGGATCAGCTCGCTGCAGGAACTGCGGCTCGCCTGCGAGCAGCAGCGCATTCGCGGGCTGAAGGGCTTTGGCGCCAAGACCGAAGAGACGATCCTCAAAGGGCTGTCGATCGCGGAAGAGGCGGCGGTGCGCGTGCGGTGGGCCGACGCCGAGCAGATCGTCGACGAGTTGCTCGACCACATGCGGAGCGAGCCGGCGATCAAGCAAATGGAGATCGCTGGCAGCTACCGTCGCGGTCGCGACACGATCGGCGATCTCGATTTGCTCGTCGACGCCACCGATGTGACGGCGGTGATGGACCGCTTTGGATCGTTCGCTCAGGTGGGCGAGACAATCGCTCGCGGCGAAACGAAGATGGCCGTGCGGCTCAAGTCGGGGCTGCAGGTTGATCTGCGGGTGGTGCCGGCCGAGTCGTTCGGGGCGGCGCTCCAGTATTTCACCGGGTCGAAAGACCACAACGTCGTCATGCGCGGCCGTGCGAAGCAGCAGGGGCTGAAGGTCAGCGACTGGGGCGTTTTTCGCGTCGCCGACGACGGCAGCGAAACTTACATCGCCGGGCGGAACGAAGAAGAGGTTTACGCGGCGATTGGGTTGCCGTGGTTTCCGCCGGAGATGCGCGAGGCCCGCGAAGAATACAACTGGGCGGCGGCGGGCGAGTTGCCGACGCTGGTGACGCTCGAAGATATTCGCGGCGACCTCCACATGCACACGACCGCGAGCGACGGTCACGACTCGATCGAAGACATGGTCGCCGCGGCGCTGGCGCGAGGGCTCAGTTACATCGCGATTACCGATCACTCGAAGCGGGTGTCGATGGCCCACGGGCTCGACGGCGAGCGGCTTCGGCGGCAGTGGCTGGAAGTCGACCAGGTGAATCGGCAGACCGAGGGGATTGAAGTCCTCAAGGGGATCGAGTGTGACATCCTCGAAAAAGGGGGCATGGATCTGCCCGACGACGTGCTGGCCGAGGCCGACTGGGTGATCGCGAGCGTTCACTACGGGCAGAACCAATCGCGGCAGCAGATTACCGAGCGGATTTTGGAAGCGCTCGAGAACCCGCACGTCGATATGCTGGCCCATCCGACGGGGCGGCTGATCAATCGCCGCGATCCGTACGAGGTCGATCTCGACCAGGTGATGGCGGCGGCCGTGAAGCATCGCAAGCTGCTGGAGCTCAATGCGAATCCGGCGCGGCTCGATTTGAACGACATCTATTGCGCAGCAGCGAAGCGGCTGGGCATTCCGATCGTCATCAACACCGACGCCCACACGACTGATGGGATGGAGGTGATGCGGTTCGGCATCCTGCAGGCGCGGCGCGGCGGGCTGACGGCGGCCGATGTGGCGAATACGCGGCCGTGGGCGGAGTTCAAGAAACTGATCGGCGGCTCGTGAATGCGGGGAGATTAACCACGAAACAGACGAAAGGAACGAAAAGGGAATAATACAGGCCCGCGAATCACGCGAATCGGCGCGAATTAATAAAAGCGAGATCACTAAAAACTCATTCGCGCCGATTCGCGGGCTGCTTTTTCTTAATTTCTCTTTCGTTCTTTTCGTCTGTTTCGTGGTTAAAAAGCGTAGCACGTTCAAGCAAGAGCCTTCGCAAGCAATTCTTCGGCAACGGCGAGATCGATGCCCGTGATAAGGAATCGCTTCTGCGAATTTGTGGGGCTGCTGATTAGTTCAATTTGCGACTTGGCGGCACCGAACGCCTCGGCCAACAGCGCGATGATCGCTTCGTTGGCTTTGCCTTTCTCCGGCGCGGCAGTAACGTCGACGCGGAGGGCGTCGGCGTGGATGCCGGCGAAGCCGTTGCGGCGGGCGCTGGGGCGGGCCTTCATGCGGATGACGACGCCCGACGGATGGGGTTCGATTGGCGAGGCCATATGCTACAACACGCCGTCGAAGAGTGACGAACCGATGCGGACGATCGTGGCGCCCTCGGCGATCGCCGCGGGGAAGTCGCCGCTCATGCCCATCGAGAGTTCGGTGAGCATGACGTTTGGCGGGGCGTTTGGTGCGAGTTCGTCGCGCAGCCGCCGCAGCGAGGCGAAGTTGGCTCGCGCGGTGATTTCATCGCCGTCGAGGGCGGCCATCGTCATCATGCCGGCGATCGAGAGGCGACTGTAGTTCGCGAGCGTTGGCAATAGCCGGCGGACTTCTTCGGGCGCGAAGCCTTGTTTCGCCGTGTCGCCAGAGCAGTTCACTTCGAGGAGCAACTGCGGCGCGAGATTCGCGGCGGCCGCTTCTTCATCGAGCGCGGCGAGAAGCCGTGCGCTATCGACGCTGTGGATGAGCGAGGCGAGCGGCAGCGTGCGGCGGATCTTGTTGCGCTGCAATCGGCCGATGAGGTGCCATTCGACGCCTGCCAGGCTGGGGGCTTCGGCCTTCTCCCATAATTGTTGCGGTCGGGCTTCGCCGAGTGAGCGGCAGCCGGCTTGCACCAATAGCGCGGCGGTGTCGGCGTCGACGTATTTTGAGACGGCGACGAGTTTGATCTCGCCGGAGTCGCGACCTGCCGCGCGGGCTGCCACACCGATTTCATCCCGCACGCGAGCGACGTTGTCGGCGATCAACTGTTGGGCGGTGGGCATGGGCGTGCGAAGAGAGAATGCAGATTTCCTGAAAATGACGAATGACGAAATCCGAATGACGAATGAAATACAATTCGGCTTCGAGTATTCGTCATTCGGATTTCGTCATTCACCGCCTTAGCCTTCGATCTCCATCAACTCTTCGACCTCGCCGTCGGGAGCGGCGAAGCGGGCGATGTAGCATTCCGACGAGGTGTTCTGCCCCATGAAGGTGCGATTCCCGCGCTGGCCTTGCGAGCGATAGAACACCCACTGATCGGGGCCCGACTGGACGCGGTAGCTAACGGCGACGTCGGTCGTTTGGATGGCGAGCGCCTGGGCGACCGTCAGTTGCCGCCACGTGGAAGCTTCGGTCGAACGCTTCGAGCGAAGGTCGATGAACAACGGGCAAGCGACGCTGCGGCCGACGACTTTCTGCGTGAGCCGCAACGAGTTCCCTTCGGCGGTAAGCTCGCCGACGCGGGGGTCGATCCGCCACTCGGGCAAGGCGAGCGGCATCACGCGGGCGAGCGGCTTGCCGTCGACGAGCAGCGCGTCGCGGGTTTCGCCTTCGCCGCAGAAGAGGACGGCGTTGCCGAGCGGCAGCTGCCAGGTGTGTTCGAGCGTTGCTTCGCTTCCGCCGTAGAAGTTATCGCAGAGGTAGAGAAAACCATCGCGGCGGGCGAGCAAAATCTGGCGGTCGATGCGGGCGCCGTCGGCGAGGAACCGCGTGAGCTCCATGTAGTCGACGTCGACGTCGTTGAACCAGCACGTTTCTTCCCAGTCGCCGTCGGCGGCCACGGGGACGCCGTCGATCAGCGATTCGGTCGTCCAATCGCCGCCGAGCAGCCGGCGGCCTTCGGCCCAGGCCTCCAGGCGAACATTGTCGCCTGAGTAGTCGACGCCGACGACCTCGTTCTCGGACGACCAACCGGTGCGGAGCAGGGCGAGGCGGGACCAATCACACTGGTAGGGCGCCTCGGGCGTCTTGCCCGACTCATCGAGATCTTTCGCGACGAACTTCTTGCCGAGCAGTTCGCGAGCGGCCGCGACGTCCTTCTTCTTGCCGGCGAGTTGCAGCGCGGCGTGAAGAAAATCGGGCTGCCAGGCGTCGCTGGTCGGGCGAAGGATTTCGGCGCCGGTCGGCGCGGTCCAGCGGAGGGCGTTCCGCACGAGGTGGCGATACTGGCGCGTTCCTTCGGCGGTGAAGGGGCGCTGCTTGTCTGCGGCGGCGATTGCCGCGCACCGCGTCCAGCTGGCGAGCAGCGGACGGAGTAGGCCGAGACGCTGGCCATGCGGCAGGCCCTCGCCGTTGTGGAGTTCGACCAACCCCTCGCTCAGTCGTTCGCGCGCCTCGGCACGCAGAGCGTGGAGCGGTTTCATCTCGTCGAGGATGTACGACAGCGTCAGCGGCAACTCGCCGGCGAGCAGCTGTTGAGCCAGGACTTGCGGGTCGGCGGCCTCGGGGTTCCAGGCTTGAGCGTGGCGGGCGAGATCGGTCAGGAAGTCGACGAGCTTCCACCCAAGTTCGGCCGGCAACGCTCCGCCGACGGCGCCGAGCAGGTGAGCGGCGGCCAGGGCGCCGAGCGCAAGTTGCGGATCGGCGGCGGCCCGCTTTGATTCGGCCAACCAGTCGCTGAGCGCGGCTTGGAGTTCCTTATTCTTCTTGCTCTTCGCGAACTTGGCAGCGTCGGCCGGGGCGGTAGCGGCGGCGAGCAGGTCGAGCAGCCGTTGTGTCGTGCCGCTGGGGCTCGCGACGATGGGCGCCCACTGCAACGGCTTGGCATTGCTGTTGAGCTTGGCGCCAAACGTGGAGCGGGCGGCGCGTTCGGCCCAGTAGAGCTGCCACGCTTCGTGGGCGGGGTGCTTGCCCTTCTTCAAGACGGCGGGCGCCGAGCTGCGCCAAAAGCCGCTGCGCGTGGCGGCTTGCGAAGGGGGCGTGTCGAGCTTGCCGTTGCTGCGGGCGGAGGCATCGGGGTGGCGGAGGCCGGCTTCGGCGGTGGGGTCGAACGTGGTGGACATACGGCGAGAGCGCTCCGCGACGGTGCTGGGTGTGCTTCCTGGCTCGAACGGCAGACTGGCCGGCATTGTACGGGGTTTAGGGAAGAGAATCACGGGGCGCCGGCGGGGAATTTCCACAGGTTGCTGAGCGGGGATTTACCGGCTGAGTATGAAGGCGTCGCGTGGCGAGATGCTGCTTGCCGCGGTCGCTAAGATGGGCGGCGACTTCTAGAATGAGCAATGTAAATCGCCCGCACTGCTGGCGAAGGATCTCAGCCCGCCAAACGTAGGAAACGACGGATCATGCGAACTGCTTGGAATCGAGTCGACGGCTCGCTGTGTTGCGTCGCGTTGGCGGCGTTCGTGCTGCTGGCGGCGCCGGCACGGGGACAGTTCCCAGGCGGCGGAGGTCCGCAAGAGGCGCCTGGCGAAGGTGGCAAGAAGGCCGACCTGCCGAAGCTGCCGGAGCCCGAGGGGGCGAAGCGGCTCACGAAGACCGACGAAGTCTGGATCGACGTGAAAAAGCACGAGGTCATGGTCGACGGGTATATCGCGCTGCGAGAGGGGTACCTCGAAATGCTGTCGTGCCTCACCGGGACGAAGGAGCACGAAGCGATCATCGGGGCGCAGACAAAGGCCCAAACGGTTCATGCCGCGCTGTTGGCCGTGGGGGCCAAGTCGGGGCACCCGGTGAAGTTCCGGCCGAAGTTCGAGCCGCCGACCGGCACGGAGATTGAGATCGAAGTCCGCTGGCTCGACGACAAAGGGAAGTGGCAAACGGCCAAGGCGCAGGACTGGATCCGCGACTCGAAGACGAAGAAGACGATGACGCAGCCGTGGGTCTTCGCCGGCAGCGGCTTTTGGAAGGACGACAAGGGAAAAGACTTTTACATGGCGGAGTCGGGCGACTTCATTTGCGTGTCGAACTTCACGACTGCGATGCTCGATATTCCGATCGAGAGCAGTCAATCAAACGAGGGGTTGTTGTTCGAGGCGAACACCGTGAAGATCCCGCCGCTGGCGACGCCGGTGCGGATGGTGCTGCGGCCGAAGTTGGAGAAGAAGCCGTAGGAATGCGGGGAGATTAACCACGAAACACACGAAAAGGACGAAATCAATACAGGAGAAGTTTGTTCTTCAGCGGCTGAGTTAAAGTTCTAGAGCGGCTGTCAATCAGCAGTAGCGTCATTCCGAGCGAAGCGAAGAATCTGGAAGATCGCTTGAGCTACTAGATCCCTCGCTCCGCTCGGGATGACAGACGCTACGCTTAAACAAAGCTCGCACCAACCACTTGGCTTCCCGTTCTCATTTTTCGTTCATTTCGTGTGTTTCGTGGTTAACTCTTCTACTCATTACTTTCCTGCGGCAGCGTCGCCATTCTCGCTGATGTCGTAGCAGTAGATGAGATTCTGGTCGCGGAGGTAGAGCTTGCCGTTGTTGATGACGGGGTGCGTCCAAATCTTCCCTGCTTCCTTCCGCTGATCAGTTTGCGGATCGAGCTTGAATCGGCCATGCTCCTCCCAACCTTCGGGCGAGGCTTCGATGAGGACGACTTCTCCCTCGTCTTCGCTGAGGCAGTAGAACCGGCCGTCGGCGTAGGCGATGGCGCCTTTGCCGAGTTTGGAGCGTTCCCGCCAAACTTCCTCGCCGGTTTTCAGATCTTGGCAGGCCCAGCCGCCCGGGTCGGTGTGACCGTAGACGTGGTCGCCGATGAGGATCACCCCGCCGTGGTGATTCTTCATCACTTTGTTGTCGTAGAGCTCGGTGACTTTGTCGTCCGCGCCGATTTCGATCGCCTTGCAGCCGACGCCGTAGCCGGAGGTGACGTAGACGTAATCGTCTTTCACGATCGGCGTCGGAATCACCGCGACTTTGCCGGGCCACGGGCTCGACCAGAGAACTTTGCCGGTCTTCGGCTCGAGGCCGACGATTTGGTCGGGGAGTAGTTGGACGAGTTCAGGTCCGTTATTGCCGGGGCGAACGACCAGCGACGAGTAGTGGGCGCCGGTGGTGATGTCGGACGTTTGCCAAATGACTTCGCCGGTGTTTTTGTCGAGCGCGGCAATCGCGCCTTTTTCACCGCCCGGGGTGCAGAGGACCATGTTTTCGTAGATGAGCGGCGACTCGGTGAAGCCCCAGGTGGGAACTGTGCCGCCGAGCTCGATCATCGACTGCCGCCATTTCTCCTTGCCGGTAGCGGCGTCGACGCAAATGAGATTTCCCTGGGCGCCAAGGGCGTAGATAATTCCATCTTCGACGGTGGGGGTGCCGCGCGGGCCGTCGCCCCAGTTGTTTTCGAGTACCTCGCCGATCTCAACGGCGGCCAGTTCCTCGCCAGTGTTGGCGTCGAGTGTGAGCAGTAATTCTTTGCCGTCGCGGGCGCCCATCGTGTAGAGCTTATCGCCGACAATCGCGGGACCGGAGTAGCCGACGCCGGCGTTCTCGAACATCCACACCCGCTTGGGGCCCCCCTCAGGCCACTCCTGCAGAAGGTTTTCTTCCTTGGAGACGTCGTCACGATTAGCGCCGCGCCATTGGGGCCAATCGGCTAGGACGGGGACGGTCGCTAGCAGGACTGCGGCGACAGAAAGTAGTAGAACCACCGGAAACTGGCTGCGACGCATCGCGATTGCGCTCCATCGTGGCGGGCGGGGAGGGGAGACGCCGAGCCCGTTGGCCAGAGCTTTAGGGCAGGGCGTTTTCCCCAGTAGTTGAGGCGCATGCTACCAGATTCGACGATTCGGAAGCAACCAGCGAGGCCTCGGTGGCGGGGGCATGCCGCAGGGCCACAAAACTGTCGTTGCCGCAACTTGGCAACTCAGTACGATGGCGGTCCTTCGACATGCGTCTGATAGCTAATTGCCCGAGAAAGGATTCCCGATGGCCAACGAAAATGCGCTCAAGGTTCCCGGTCCCGCGATGCGCGACCCGAAGTCGTTCGAAGTCGTGCGGGCGTGGATTGCCGAGAGCAGCCTGCAAGTGAGCCTCCGCACCGGCGTCTGGGACAACCCGGCCGACTACGGCGTGCTGTTGTTCGACATCATGCAGCAAGTCGCGATCGCCTACGAAGAGAACGAAGGCTACAACCAGTGGGAAATCCTGGAAAAAATCAAAGCGGGGCTCGATGAAGAGTTTGCCGCGGCGTTCAAGAAGCGGAAGAGCGCCTAAGCAATTCTGCTTAGGATCAAATCTAGTCAGCCAGATCCAAGCCGCCGGCTTTGCCGGTGGACGAAGTGCTTGCACGCGGTGCTTTTGCTTCGTCCACCGGCGGAGCCGGCGGCTTTTATTCGTTTTGGAGTCTGCGTTTTTTCGAATCGTTGCTAATTGAGAGTGCGGGAGACCAGCGAACCGGCTGAGGCGGTGCGTTGTCTCTGTTGTCGCGTCGCCTGTTTGCCAATTTCCTGGCTCCTTCGCGCCGACGATGATTAGCGCTGCGCTGACACGCTATCGGAACGCCTACGCCGGGCTTCCCCGCGAAGTCTGGTGGTTGGCGTTTGCGCTATTCGTCAATCGCTGCGGCACCATGGTGCTGCCGTTTCTGACGCTGTACCTCACCCAGCGGCTCGGGATGAGCGAGTCGCTCGCCGGGCGGATGGTGAGCGTCTACGGACTGGGGGCGGTATGCGGCGCTTATCTTGGCGGCCGACTGGCGGAGCGCTTTGGCGCGATCCGCTTTCAGACGGTGTGCATGTTCGCGGCTGCGCCAGGGTTCACGCTGATTCCGCTCTGGCAGAGTTGGCAGGCGATCGCCATCAATCTGTTCCTCGTGAGCATGGTCGCCGAAGCGGTGCGGCCCGCGAACGCCGCGGCAGTGACGCAGCTAACGCCGCCCGACAAACGCCTGCGGGCGTTCGCGCTGCAGCGGTTGGCGGCGAACTTTGGCTTCTCGTTCGGGCCAGCGCTTGGCG
This sequence is a window from Lacipirellula parvula. Protein-coding genes within it:
- a CDS encoding YdjY domain-containing protein; protein product: MRTAWNRVDGSLCCVALAAFVLLAAPARGQFPGGGGPQEAPGEGGKKADLPKLPEPEGAKRLTKTDEVWIDVKKHEVMVDGYIALREGYLEMLSCLTGTKEHEAIIGAQTKAQTVHAALLAVGAKSGHPVKFRPKFEPPTGTEIEIEVRWLDDKGKWQTAKAQDWIRDSKTKKTMTQPWVFAGSGFWKDDKGKDFYMAESGDFICVSNFTTAMLDIPIESSQSNEGLLFEANTVKIPPLATPVRMVLRPKLEKKP
- a CDS encoding DUF167 domain-containing protein — encoded protein: MASPIEPHPSGVVIRMKARPSARRNGFAGIHADALRVDVTAAPEKGKANEAIIALLAEAFGAAKSQIELISSPTNSQKRFLITGIDLAVAEELLAKALA
- a CDS encoding PQQ-binding-like beta-propeller repeat protein, yielding MRRSQFPVVLLLSVAAVLLATVPVLADWPQWRGANRDDVSKEENLLQEWPEGGPKRVWMFENAGVGYSGPAIVGDKLYTMGARDGKELLLTLDANTGEELAAVEIGEVLENNWGDGPRGTPTVEDGIIYALGAQGNLICVDAATGKEKWRQSMIELGGTVPTWGFTESPLIYENMVLCTPGGEKGAIAALDKNTGEVIWQTSDITTGAHYSSLVVRPGNNGPELVQLLPDQIVGLEPKTGKVLWSSPWPGKVAVIPTPIVKDDYVYVTSGYGVGCKAIEIGADDKVTELYDNKVMKNHHGGVILIGDHVYGHTDPGGWACQDLKTGEEVWRERSKLGKGAIAYADGRFYCLSEDEGEVVLIEASPEGWEEHGRFKLDPQTDQRKEAGKIWTHPVINNGKLYLRDQNLIYCYDISENGDAAAGK
- a CDS encoding DUF5076 domain-containing protein, which codes for MANENALKVPGPAMRDPKSFEVVRAWIAESSLQVSLRTGVWDNPADYGVLLFDIMQQVAIAYEENEGYNQWEILEKIKAGLDEEFAAAFKKRKSA
- a CDS encoding DNA-directed RNA polymerase subunit alpha C-terminal domain-containing protein, whose translation is MSRIPLNQVELANQGLKDRLEMSTAEIGLAVRTTNCLEERGIFTVNDLLHCTRDDLLSISNFGEKTLEEVYKSLEKIGFCRPVRPGRPR
- the polX gene encoding DNA polymerase/3'-5' exonuclease PolX; translated protein: MTNQEIAAVFEQIADLLEYQSANPFRVRAYRNGAKKISELAEPLAAIVADSGRSLTDLDGIGKDLAEKIETLLATGTLPLLEELQEAIPAGVLTLARIPGVGPKKAAALHKELGISSLQELRLACEQQRIRGLKGFGAKTEETILKGLSIAEEAAVRVRWADAEQIVDELLDHMRSEPAIKQMEIAGSYRRGRDTIGDLDLLVDATDVTAVMDRFGSFAQVGETIARGETKMAVRLKSGLQVDLRVVPAESFGAALQYFTGSKDHNVVMRGRAKQQGLKVSDWGVFRVADDGSETYIAGRNEEEVYAAIGLPWFPPEMREAREEYNWAAAGELPTLVTLEDIRGDLHMHTTASDGHDSIEDMVAAALARGLSYIAITDHSKRVSMAHGLDGERLRRQWLEVDQVNRQTEGIEVLKGIECDILEKGGMDLPDDVLAEADWVIASVHYGQNQSRQQITERILEALENPHVDMLAHPTGRLINRRDPYEVDLDQVMAAAVKHRKLLELNANPARLDLNDIYCAAAKRLGIPIVINTDAHTTDGMEVMRFGILQARRGGLTAADVANTRPWAEFKKLIGGS
- a CDS encoding YggS family pyridoxal phosphate-dependent enzyme, with the protein product MPTAQQLIADNVARVRDEIGVAARAAGRDSGEIKLVAVSKYVDADTAALLVQAGCRSLGEARPQQLWEKAEAPSLAGVEWHLIGRLQRNKIRRTLPLASLIHSVDSARLLAALDEEAAAANLAPQLLLEVNCSGDTAKQGFAPEEVRRLLPTLANYSRLSIAGMMTMAALDGDEITARANFASLRRLRDELAPNAPPNVMLTELSMGMSGDFPAAIAEGATIVRIGSSLFDGVL